Genomic DNA from Gimesia aquarii:
ATTCAGATCTAAATGATATACATGGCAGTCATGATAGGATGCCTGGTTACCTTGGCCGTGACAGGTAATGATAAGATCGCCCTTAAAAAACTTTCCTTTTGCTGCACTCAAATGAACAATGTGTGGCTTTTCTATTTCAAGCTGATTGGAAAGTGTCCAATTCTTTTCGCGTGCGAAAACGCTGATCGTGCCTTCACCATCGTTTGCTACAAATAATTGGTTTCCGCGGCTCAACACTGACCTGGGAGCTACCGTAGACAGTGTCGCTACTTGTTTTTTGGTAAATACATCCCAGATTGAAACCTGATTTGCAGCCTGATGCGAGCAGATCAGTAATCGATTATCCTCCGAGACTGTAAACGAGGTAACCGGTTCATCCATTGGGAATGGTTGAAATTGAATCACTTTACGCACAAAAGATTCAGGCTGAGCTACTTTTTTTGGAGGGGGCTCTGAATGGGGGGCGTTCACAATTGATTTGATAACAGGTCCAGGTAGTTCCTCACGCACAACACGGAAACCACGATCACACCTCGTCTCGGTTGCTGGGGCTCCGATTCGTCTGGCAACACGACAGTCGATGGGCCAGTAGTGACTTGATCCACCTCGAAGGACTCGTTTGTTTCCGTTCGTCGGAACCCGACTATCAGGAATCAAGTATCGGTCCTCCACGTACACATCATCACACCATTCAGAAACATTACCGTGAATGTCATACAAACCGAAGGCATTGGACTTGAACGATCCAACAGGCGCATTGAATGGGTAGCCATCGTCACCTTTTCCGCATCGATTTTTGTGAAAAGACTTGCTGCTGAGAATTTTTGCCAGGGATTTATCAGAAATATTTTCATTTCCAACCAGTGACTCTGGCGTTTCTCCCCATCCGTATGGCACGATTGTTCCCGCTCTGCCAACGTATTCACGTTCCGCTTCAGTAGGTAAACGAAAATAGTATTTTCCATCTTTCGCTGATAGCCATTTACAAAATGCGACGGCATCATTCCAACTCACATTGACAACTGGTGAATTACTTTCCTGCTTAAAGCCTGTATTTCTCCAGGAAAATTGACGATCATGATTTACGATTTCTTGTCGACGGGCATCATAGCCTGATCCTCCTTTTGGATTTTTTTCAGCATCAGTCTTATAATTTGTTTCAGCAACAAACCTTCGAAACTGTAGGAATGTCACTTCGTGCTGACCGATATAAAAACCTTTTTTAATCTGCTTACGATGTTGTGGTCGTTCAGAAGGCCATGACTCGATCTCATCAGCAAGAGACCCCATCAAAAAAGTCCCAGCAGGAATGTAAACCAAAGTACCTGCCCTCGGATCTTTAATTGTGACAAACTGATTCTCATTCGATTTGCGAGATTTATTATCCTTAGTTGGTTGATAGTTTTTTTTTGCTTCATGAACGACTCGAAAACCAATATTTTGTCCTTTCCATGAAGGTAAATTTCCTCGTCGGTAAGCAGAACGACTATGTAAGTCTTTACCTTTTAACCATGAACCCCCTCGCAAAACCCGAGTCGTAACACCCGGAGTATTATCAGAGACGTATGGGTCACTGGTCAGTTTACCTTGTCGTCGATGATAGAGTCGAGGGTCAAACCAGTCAGCGCACCATTCATAAACATTTCCGTGCATATCAAATAAGCCGAATGCATTTGGTTTGTAAGATCCCACTTGAGTTGTTCGAGCCAGGAAGGGACCTTTTGTTTTTGTTCCATAGGGATATCTCCCATCTGAGTTGCTGGACCTGCCATTATTAACCGTTCCAAAATGAAATGGTCCTGTTGTTCCTGCGCGACACGCATACTCCCATTCTGCTTCGGTAGGAAGTCGGTACGTCTTTCCTTCTCTTTCTGACAATTTACGGCAGAAAATAGTTGCGTTATGCCAACTGACAGAATCTACAGGGAATCGTTCAGTATTTTGCCCTGCAATTTTATTTTGCCCGCGACCATTTGCGGAAAACCAACTCGGATTTTCTCCCATGATCTTTTGATACTCAGCTTGAGTAACCTCAAATCTACCCAGATAAAAGGGCTTCGTGACTTGTACACGGTGTGGAACTTCGGTCTTTTGGCTTTCCTCTTCAGAGACAGGAGATCCCATCATAAACTCACCAGGCGGTATCAATGTCAGTTGCATTCCCAAACTATTGGTTTTCAGTACTTCCAGATTCATTGATGTTGCCCATGCTTGTTGCGATTCTTGTGCATTCGTTTGACTGAAAGGGGCTAGTAACGGTTTCGCTTGCTGCACAACTTTCTTATTCGTAGATTCGGTTTGTTTATCTGCCTGAATCTGATTCACTTTTCCCGAATGCTGTGCCTGCAATGAGGGGGACGACTGAGAGATTTGTGTGACATCCAACGATTCTGTAACATCATTTGCTGGCTGAGAGAGGGGAGAATCCTGGGTTTTTGTCGTTTGTTTTTCAAAAGTAGGCGAAGTTTGGTCACGTTCGGATTGAGAGCAACCAGGTAACGCGATCAGAAGAAGTACAGCACAGAAAAAAAATATAACAAGGAGCGTTCGGTTTCTCAGAAAACAGTGATTTGATGAGAACATTTTCTAGCGAACCTCTAGTTTCAGTGAGCTGATGCGAGTATTACCAAAGGAGTTGGAGAGAAACGTAAATGAGATGTAGATATCTTACCTTTTTACCGACAGCGTGACTTAGCTCTATCCTAGCCGACACCCTCTTGAGATTCTAGTACAAACATTAATAGGTTCAGGTCTTGTAAGGGAAGCGGATTCCAGAAATTATTTTGTTTGATGAGTGTCTTTTTTTTGTGTCAGTTCAAAGAACAGTGACCGATCATTCTTGGTTTTGAACTGCAATGCAGGGAGAGCAATCGTATTCGGGATCTTTTTAATGATGCTTACTGGATCATTGACATTCATAAAAACAGTTAGATATTTCAAAACTCCGGATCAATACTAGCGGCATGATGTGTTGCCGCATGAGTACCTCCTTTGACAGTGATGAGATGACCTTGGGGAAAGAACGGCAACAATTCTTCTGCATTTTCAATTGGCGTTGCGAGGTCAAGTGTCCCGTGAATCATTAATACTGGTGTCTGATTGACGCTAAGTTGGCGAAACTCATCGCTGACTACCGGTGTGGGAGTTACATCACGCGTTGCTTTATAAAACCAATTCTGATCGCCGAGCCACCGATAGGCTGATTCAGATTGTAGTTTTGTTTCGCGATTTGCGGTAATCCCCAGGCTATTATCGACGAGTGTAAGAAGTAAACTATGATGTTGGTACTCGGGGCGATCATCAATGATCTTTGCAGCTAGATACTGATAGTCTTCCTGATAGACTTCCAGAACGAACTTTGGCCAGAACTCAAGCATCTTCCTTGAATGGATCGGAGCGTCAAGAATCGGACGAGTGAGGTAATGCCGAAAGTCATCAGCGCCAATTACGACTTCCGCGGTATAATTCTTTCTTGGATGATGTCCACGAATTCGTACCGGTTGTTCCTCAAGGCGCGCGATCACTGCCTGTAGGGCCCCTAAAAGTCCCACGTCAGGTAATTTTACACCCTTGGACTTACGCGTTTCCTCCTCGATTCTTTTGAATACGTTCCAAATTCCATTGGCACTGTCGTAACCATGGTCCAACGGCTCAACACCGGATAGAATCATCCGGTCGACATGGTTCGGCTTACGTTTTAGATACGCGAGAGCCCATTGAGAGCCAAAGCTACTGCCACGTAATGCGATCTTCTCATATCCATAAACACGGCGTATCGCGTCCACATCATCAATCAGATGCAGAATGTCATATCCCCTCGTGTCGATATTCAGGGATTCGCATTTTTTCAGTGAAGTCTTAAGACCTGCTACCAGTCGCCGTGATGATTTCACGAATGACATTGGTTCTGAACTCTTGCCAGGTTTTGCGGACCACTTTGCGGGTAGGCCGTAAATTCCGGGCACTCGACTATTTCCACGCTGATTGACAATGATGACATCTCGGTTTCGATTGAAGGCAACAATTTCAGAAATTTTGTTATAATGCTTATGTCGTAAACCTCGTTGAATATCTTCCGCAGTGACACACTGACCGGGTCCGCCAGGTAATATGAAAACTGGGGGTAAACCGACCGTTTCCCTTGCTGGAAATCGAAGGTAATGAACGCTGATCATCCGGCCCGATGGATTCTCACGATTCTCGGGAACGATGATCAACCCTTCTTCGCCTTGCAATTTGCCTGGAAAATCGAGCGATTGAACAAGCGTAGTGCCGACTGCTGGTTGAACCAGTTTCGTTTGTCCATGCGCAATAGTGACTCCGGAGAGACAATAGACTGCAATTATGAGTGTCTTGAAATGTGAAACGTTTTGGAACATGGAAAGCCGGGATTCTTCAAGCTTACTTGATCTCAACTTACAATCAGGAAAGCTGTCACTCTCATTCTATGATTTGTTTGATTGCTTTTCTATCGCCTTCTCAGGATTCTCTTTTTTCGACTCCTTATTTGGCTTCTCAAATGAGAGACGAACTTTGCAGATATCCTCGCCAATCAAATTGTTTACCATATCAAAGATCTGGAGATAAACGTCTTTCCCATCTAATTCAAATTTCAGGAATTCATTGTTCTTTAACGAAGTGCGTGTTGCTAAATAATTTCCATTGATGTCGACTACTTCTACAAAAACCTGCCCGGCTGTAATATCGCCCAGTTGAACGGAAAGTGTGCCGGACGAGCCGGGAATCTTTCGCCGCTCTCTTTGAATCATTGGCATTGTGACTCTCCCTTGGGGTAGAGTCAGAGTGACTGGTTTGTTCGATTGACTTTTTTTATTCGATTTCCAAGTAACAGGGCTTTCAATTTTTACCCAGGCTCCTTGACCCCTCTTGATCCAGAGCGATCCGGTCGCTGTGTCTAAAAAATAGAGACCTTCATTCGTAGCGGCGATATCGTATCGACCCACATTTGAAGCATCCTCATTTGTTCCGGCAAGTGCCAAAATGGGATATATAGCAAAAGCAATCAATAGAAATGATAACCGTTTCATGATTCGTTGTTCTCCTTCTTTGTGATTTATCTTTTATTGATTCAGACGTGCAATAATTCCGCCCAGTCTATCAAACATAAATTGTCCAGGAAGAGGAGGCTTTCAATCAGTACTCTAATTCAAATTTTAATGCTTTTTCTTCATCGTTTACTATAGGTACTGACACCTAAATTAATCAGATGCTGTAACTAAAAAATCTATAGAATGGTGATGTCTGTAAGCGTATTGACCAGAAGCTTTTAGAGAGAATCAAAGAGCGAAATCACGAAAAGCTAGTACGAAATAACCGCGCAGTTACAAAGAGAAAATGGTTCCTGTAGGATCAATTTCAATAAATAACGCTCACATCTTGAAAGATTTTGATGTCTATTAATGATTACTAATAATCTGCTGACCCTTCTTAGGGATCGTTTCTCGAACTTCTGGATACGCCTACGTTTGCTGAATTATAACCTTCCGCCTCGGCGGGAACGATCACATCAAACGAGGGAGGTTCAATTGAAGCTTCTATAGAATAACCAACGAAAATCGGTTCAATGGTTTCAACTTCGACAGTTTCATCTTCAGAGTCGACTAGTTTAGACGGGTATGCAGTCACACGAATTTCGTGTAACCCGCTTACTATTCCTTGTCCCTCGTCTGTCTGGTACTTTCCATTTTCAATTGTAGCGCTCCCTGTTGGTGCTTCCTTTTCAATATCTAGTTTCGGGATGAATTGAATGGTACCAAATACAATGGGTTGGCCGTCAAATGTTGCCGTTCCCGAGATTTCATGTCGTTCAACACCGCTTTCACCACATCCACTCAAAAATAAAAATGAGAAGCTGAGAACGATTATCGCGTGTATCTTCATGTTAATCTGCTCGATGTTAGAGGTGAAATAAACAGCCACCTCTGAAAATCATTCGGGAGGTGGCTGGATCAGAATCATGACTTCTTTGTTTACTCGGTGATTTGTAGTGTCAAACCATCATCACGGCTACCAGCAGCCTGATAGGTGGCAAAGTTGATGTTTTCAGATATAAACCGAACAGAACCATCTGCCATCAGGAAGTGTGCACCTCCAGTGTGATTACTGCCAAAGTCCACATCGTTGAAGAGTCGATCTGCATTTCCACTGTTCCAGCCGGATGCGCCGATTCCATCTTTGAGGTTCTTACATGCGTAACTGGCAAAGCTGTGGTTACCGTTACTGGCACCTTGGATCCAGGCGCGATAGCTGTTGGAACCGGCAGGTTTTGATGAAATTTCGCCCAGCAGTAACGTATTCGTAGTTCCATCGGTAATATCGCGAATTGCAACATTACTCTGTCGAAACAGGATTCCGCTGATAGCATTATTTCCGTGATTGCTTGTTATATTGCTAGTAGCATGTGCTGTGGGCCAATTACCAGTTAATGGGGCAGGGCGAACTCCCTTAGGGCCCGCAATTCCGTAGTAGTGGATTGTCCAGCCTTCAGCAGAATTTGAAGGCTTTCTATCACGAGTACGTGCGCTGGGGCAATGCATTAGAGGGAATTTTTCATCACGACGTGAGCGGTTGGAAGGGGTGCCAGTTGTATCGTTGTAGTTCAAACTGAAATTAAAAGTGTTATATAGCGGTGCCTGATCTACAAAAGGTAGAACTCTCACAGACCAGGGATGGTTATTCCTGGGGTTTGTAGAGCTACTATTAAGACCCATGGTACCTGGTGGGAACGTTTGGTAGTTATCATGGTAGTTATGCAGTCCCAGACCCCACTGTTTGAGTTTGTTCTTACATTCTGTACGACGAGCTGCTTCGCGTGCTTGTTGTACTGCTGGAAGCAATAGTGCGATTAATATTGCAATGATGGCTATGACCACCAGCAATTCAATCAGTGTGAATGCGTTTCTTTTTTGGAGCTTCATTGATATCTCCTTCTGAACTGAAAAATAAATAAAATATAAAATAACGTCTTAATTAAGGTTCATTGGCGGCACGACCACCAACAGTTTCGATAACAGGACTTGCTCCATCTGAAGTCAGAGCGATTGTAGAGGGGGACATGCCTTCAGATGTGATTTCGATGGTCAATCCAGACTCTTCGGGTACAGAATATGATTGTGGAGTGATCCATTTATACTTTATGGGTTTTGAGCTGGCTGCCGGATCTTCAGAGTTAAAATCATCAGTCAATTTGCTGACAAGTTCCTTCTTAATCACCGTGACCTTGTAGCTGCCAACGGGAATTCCATCATCTTTGGCATAAGTTCCGACCGTAAATTTTCCACCAGAAGTGGAGTTCGCATTTGATCCGCGCTGAATGGGATTTCCTTCATTTGGTATAAATGCGATTGTGGCACCATCCAAAGGCTGTCCATCCAGAGTTACTGAGCCATCGACTGGGACGAGTGTAGGTCGACCATCTCCACCGCAACCGGTCAATACAAACAGGGAACAGATTATTAAACAAAATGCCAATTTCAACGCTCATCCTCCTTCATACTTTATGAGATTCACTTCACGAAGATACCTGATGTGGCCAAGACTAAAATTCGCCGATGGTGTTGCCATCTTCCAGTTGAAATAAGTTTGTATAAAGGAAGTTCCCGGTAAGCGATGTCGATGGGTCATCTTGGATATTTTCACTGACGAACCGCACTGCTCCGTCAGCCAACAACACGTGGGCACCACCGATGTGTGCGCTGGCGATGACTGCACGAGTGACATTTCCAGGAGTGTTTTCGATATAGATGTTGTTCGCCGCGTCGCGAGATCCATCAAAAGGAGTATTCATTGCGCTGGTGTGATGAACGATACCAATACGCGATCCTGCAGGGCGATGCGATGCCCAGTTGGCACCAATTGAGACAAAAGGTGCTTCCATCAATGCCTTTTCACCCATCAGAATCGTATTCGATGTTCCATCAAGCACGTCAGCAGTTGAAATGCCAAGAGGATTTGAAGTATTTGGATAGACGGCAAACCTTGACGTCATCGCATACATCATGGTTCCCAGATTATGTTGATAGTGATTGACTGTGTTTCCCGTTGCAGAGGGACAGAGATAGACGGGAATCGTTGTTGTAAGCAGTGATTCGATTGAACCTGGAGTCTGGGCTGTCAGAAAGTCTGTAGGCACACTCAGGTCTGCAATAGGAATGGTGATACTGGAGCTACCAACATCAAGTTGATTGTAAAGCGGAGCTTGATCGATATACGGTAAAATTCGCATTCCCCACGGCCAGGCGTGAACTTTATCCATATTTCTGTTGCCAGGTCCATCAGCGACAGGCGGAG
This window encodes:
- a CDS encoding alpha/beta fold hydrolase, which gives rise to MFQNVSHFKTLIIAVYCLSGVTIAHGQTKLVQPAVGTTLVQSLDFPGKLQGEEGLIIVPENRENPSGRMISVHYLRFPARETVGLPPVFILPGGPGQCVTAEDIQRGLRHKHYNKISEIVAFNRNRDVIIVNQRGNSRVPGIYGLPAKWSAKPGKSSEPMSFVKSSRRLVAGLKTSLKKCESLNIDTRGYDILHLIDDVDAIRRVYGYEKIALRGSSFGSQWALAYLKRKPNHVDRMILSGVEPLDHGYDSANGIWNVFKRIEEETRKSKGVKLPDVGLLGALQAVIARLEEQPVRIRGHHPRKNYTAEVVIGADDFRHYLTRPILDAPIHSRKMLEFWPKFVLEVYQEDYQYLAAKIIDDRPEYQHHSLLLTLVDNSLGITANRETKLQSESAYRWLGDQNWFYKATRDVTPTPVVSDEFRQLSVNQTPVLMIHGTLDLATPIENAEELLPFFPQGHLITVKGGTHAATHHAASIDPEF
- a CDS encoding DUF1559 domain-containing protein encodes the protein MKLQKRNAFTLIELLVVIAIIAILIALLLPAVQQAREAARRTECKNKLKQWGLGLHNYHDNYQTFPPGTMGLNSSSTNPRNNHPWSVRVLPFVDQAPLYNTFNFSLNYNDTTGTPSNRSRRDEKFPLMHCPSARTRDRKPSNSAEGWTIHYYGIAGPKGVRPAPLTGNWPTAHATSNITSNHGNNAISGILFRQSNVAIRDITDGTTNTLLLGEISSKPAGSNSYRAWIQGASNGNHSFASYACKNLKDGIGASGWNSGNADRLFNDVDFGSNHTGGAHFLMADGSVRFISENINFATYQAAGSRDDGLTLQITE
- a CDS encoding DUF1559 domain-containing protein, which encodes MRRSMKSGFTLIELLVVIAIIAILIALLLPAVQQAREAARRSQCKNNMKQLGIAMHNYHDVFQMFPIASSVAPPVADGPGNRNMDKVHAWPWGMRILPYIDQAPLYNQLDVGSSSITIPIADLSVPTDFLTAQTPGSIESLLTTTIPVYLCPSATGNTVNHYQHNLGTMMYAMTSRFAVYPNTSNPLGISTADVLDGTSNTILMGEKALMEAPFVSIGANWASHRPAGSRIGIVHHTSAMNTPFDGSRDAANNIYIENTPGNVTRAVIASAHIGGAHVLLADGAVRFVSENIQDDPSTSLTGNFLYTNLFQLEDGNTIGEF